A genomic segment from Candidatus Baltobacteraceae bacterium encodes:
- the hrcA gene encoding heat-inducible transcriptional repressor HrcA: MKEPGSLDKRKAYILATVVYEYVATAEPVGSQTLTQKYNLGVSSATVRNEMAELEAGGYLVQPHTSAGRIPSDAGYRTYVDRLMQPEELGTEERRRIREDLRDASHELDEIIDHTTRLLGRLSNNLAFVTRPQQESQTFKHVQLIWLSPRTGVAIVVTSLGVAAQSLFEVGSEIVPDELTRFSNALNARFSNRLLRDVSDAEIATVAREMNLSDDLRNAVGASMQSARSNELPTVAAAGAQNLLDQPEFQDLRKLRSILRIIEEQKTLYDIVADAMSSDAASVKIGHELGSDELSDLSVVTVPYRFGANAMGMLSILGPRRMPYARLLALASGTAETLSQRLSDVEST, translated from the coding sequence GTGAAAGAGCCGGGAAGCCTCGACAAGCGCAAGGCCTACATCCTCGCGACGGTCGTCTACGAGTACGTCGCGACGGCCGAACCGGTTGGCTCCCAGACCCTGACGCAGAAGTATAACCTCGGCGTCAGTTCGGCGACGGTGCGCAACGAGATGGCCGAGCTGGAGGCGGGCGGCTACTTGGTTCAGCCGCACACGTCCGCAGGCCGGATTCCCTCGGATGCCGGCTACCGTACCTACGTCGACCGGCTGATGCAGCCCGAGGAGCTCGGCACCGAAGAGCGCCGGCGCATCCGCGAGGATCTGCGCGACGCGAGCCACGAGCTCGACGAGATCATCGATCACACGACGCGTTTGCTCGGGCGGCTGTCGAACAATCTGGCATTCGTGACGCGGCCGCAGCAAGAGTCGCAGACGTTCAAACACGTTCAGCTCATCTGGCTGTCACCGCGCACCGGCGTTGCCATCGTGGTGACGTCGCTCGGCGTGGCGGCGCAAAGCCTCTTCGAAGTCGGCTCCGAGATCGTTCCCGACGAACTGACCCGGTTTTCCAACGCACTCAACGCGCGCTTCAGCAATCGTCTGCTGCGCGACGTCTCCGACGCCGAGATCGCGACGGTTGCGCGCGAAATGAATCTTTCCGACGACCTGCGCAACGCCGTCGGCGCATCGATGCAATCCGCGCGCTCGAACGAGCTTCCAACGGTTGCCGCCGCGGGCGCGCAGAATTTACTCGATCAGCCGGAGTTCCAGGATCTGCGCAAGCTGCGCTCGATCTTGCGCATCATCGAAGAGCAGAAAACGCTCTACGATATCGTCGCCGATGCGATGAGCTCGGATGCGGCCAGCGTGAAGATCGGACACGAGCTCGGCAGCGACGAGCTTTCCGACTTGTCGGTCGTGACCGTTCCGTACCGTTTCGGTGCCAATGCGATGGGAATGCTTTCCATCCTAGGGCCGCGCCGCATGCCCTACGCTCGCCTGCTGGCGCTGGCTTCGGGGACGGCCGAAACGCTCAGCCAACGCCTTTCCGACGTCGAATCGACCTGA
- a CDS encoding TlpA disulfide reductase family protein has translation MQLFAAIVLAALTASSGTGLAGISFDAPTPNFAIPTKQGTRYLSDLRGRVVVIDFWATWCDVCTEEMKYFVRAKQTYGDKLAVVTISNELPDVAASYFRTWNITLPLVEDTSGAVDRLYSIGKIPDTLVLDPEGRVTYVSVGGLSWDELKQAIDRAAASDGASF, from the coding sequence GTGCAGCTCTTCGCCGCGATCGTCTTGGCCGCACTCACGGCCTCGTCGGGAACCGGCCTCGCCGGCATCTCGTTCGATGCGCCGACGCCGAACTTCGCGATTCCGACCAAACAGGGAACGCGCTACCTTTCGGACCTGCGCGGACGCGTGGTCGTGATCGACTTTTGGGCGACGTGGTGCGACGTCTGCACCGAAGAGATGAAGTATTTCGTGCGTGCCAAGCAGACGTACGGCGATAAGCTGGCCGTCGTCACGATCTCCAACGAGCTCCCCGACGTCGCCGCAAGCTACTTTCGGACGTGGAACATCACCCTGCCGCTGGTCGAGGACACCAGTGGGGCGGTCGACCGGCTTTACTCGATCGGGAAGATCCCCGATACGCTCGTGCTCGATCCCGAAGGCCGAGTCACCTACGTCTCGGTCGGTGGTCTGAGCTGGGACGAGCTCAAGCAGGCGATCGATCGGGCCGCGGCCTCGGACGGGGCCTCCTTCTAG
- the acs gene encoding acetate--CoA ligase, whose protein sequence is MTSHAIEALFEESRRFPPPPDFAEQANAKPGIYDEAEGDYAAFWARWARELEWMKPFTKTLDWDEPFAQWFSDGELNASVNCLDRHVRNGLGEKIAFYFEGEPGDRWTITYRQLLDDVCRFANALRKLGIRKGDRVAIYMPMIPELPVALLACARIGAAHSVIFGGFSPESIIDRVNDAQCVALITADYGWRRGNKIALKRNCDVAMEQTPSIKHCIVARRVGDEVFMHEGRDVWWSEIVANESTQCEPEPMNAEDLLFLLYTSGTTAKPKGIKHTTGGYLTHVMMTHKLVFDIKPETDVYWCTADIGWVTGHSYIVYGPLANGCSGVIYEGTPDYPDKDRFWDIVERYKITILYTAPTAIRTFMKWGVEYPAKHDLSSLRLLGSVGEPINPEAWIWYREWIGGNRTPVVDTWWQTETGGIVISPLPGLTTLLPGSATKALPGFFPDIVNEKGESVPLGGGGYIVITRPWPGMLRGIWGDDERYKQTYWSKFAHMYLAGDGCKRDHDGNYWFMGRIDDVMNVSGHRISTTEVESALVDHPKVAEAAVCGKLDDMTGQAIYAFVSVKPDVTGSPEFADELRDHVANKLGKFTRPKYITFTQELPKTRSGKIMRRLLRDIAEGRTLGDTTTLADSAVVHELQERAKIQVTQED, encoded by the coding sequence ATGACGAGCCACGCGATCGAAGCCCTATTCGAAGAGAGCCGGCGCTTCCCACCGCCTCCCGACTTCGCCGAGCAAGCCAATGCGAAGCCCGGTATCTACGACGAAGCCGAGGGCGATTACGCCGCGTTCTGGGCGCGCTGGGCGCGCGAGCTCGAGTGGATGAAACCGTTCACTAAGACGCTGGATTGGGACGAGCCGTTCGCACAATGGTTCTCCGACGGCGAGCTCAACGCGTCGGTAAACTGTCTCGACCGCCACGTGCGCAACGGGCTCGGTGAGAAGATCGCCTTCTATTTCGAGGGCGAGCCGGGCGATCGTTGGACGATCACCTATCGCCAGCTGCTCGACGACGTCTGCCGGTTCGCTAACGCGCTGCGCAAGCTCGGCATTCGTAAAGGCGATCGCGTCGCGATCTACATGCCGATGATTCCCGAGCTGCCGGTAGCGCTCTTGGCGTGTGCGCGCATCGGCGCCGCGCATTCGGTGATCTTCGGCGGTTTCTCGCCCGAGTCGATTATCGACCGCGTCAACGACGCGCAGTGCGTCGCGCTGATCACGGCCGATTACGGATGGCGCCGCGGCAACAAAATCGCGCTCAAGCGCAACTGCGACGTCGCGATGGAACAGACGCCGAGCATCAAGCACTGCATCGTTGCGCGCCGCGTCGGCGACGAGGTGTTCATGCACGAGGGCCGCGACGTGTGGTGGAGCGAGATCGTCGCCAACGAGTCGACGCAATGCGAACCCGAGCCGATGAACGCCGAGGATTTGCTCTTTTTGCTCTATACCAGCGGAACGACGGCCAAACCCAAGGGCATCAAACACACCACGGGCGGTTATCTCACGCACGTGATGATGACGCACAAGCTCGTCTTCGACATCAAGCCGGAGACCGACGTCTACTGGTGCACCGCCGATATCGGCTGGGTGACCGGCCATTCCTACATCGTGTACGGTCCGCTCGCCAACGGGTGCAGCGGCGTGATCTACGAGGGCACGCCGGATTATCCCGACAAGGATCGCTTCTGGGACATCGTCGAGCGCTATAAGATCACGATTCTCTATACCGCGCCGACCGCGATTCGGACGTTCATGAAATGGGGCGTTGAGTATCCCGCCAAACACGATCTATCGTCGCTGCGTTTGCTGGGAAGCGTCGGCGAGCCGATCAATCCCGAAGCGTGGATCTGGTACCGCGAATGGATCGGCGGTAACCGCACGCCGGTCGTCGACACGTGGTGGCAGACCGAGACCGGCGGCATCGTCATCTCGCCGCTGCCCGGCTTGACGACCTTGCTTCCCGGGAGCGCCACCAAAGCGCTGCCGGGCTTCTTCCCCGATATCGTCAACGAGAAAGGCGAGTCCGTGCCGCTGGGCGGCGGCGGATACATCGTCATCACGCGACCGTGGCCGGGCATGCTGCGCGGCATTTGGGGCGACGACGAGCGTTACAAACAAACCTATTGGTCGAAGTTCGCGCACATGTATCTCGCCGGCGACGGCTGCAAGCGCGACCACGACGGCAACTACTGGTTTATGGGCCGCATCGACGACGTGATGAACGTCAGCGGCCACCGCATCTCGACGACCGAAGTCGAAAGCGCGCTCGTCGACCATCCGAAAGTCGCCGAGGCGGCGGTCTGCGGAAAACTCGACGACATGACGGGACAAGCGATTTACGCGTTCGTCTCGGTCAAGCCCGACGTGACCGGCTCGCCGGAGTTCGCCGACGAGCTCCGCGATCACGTCGCCAACAAGCTCGGCAAGTTCACGCGGCCGAAATATATTACGTTCACGCAAGAGCTGCCCAAGACGCGCAGCGGCAAGATCATGCGGCGGCTCCTGCGCGATATCGCCGAAGGCCGGACCCTCGGCGATACCACGACGTTAGCCGATTCGGCGGTGGTTCACGAGCTGCAGGAGCGCGCGAAAATCCAGGTCACGCAAGAAGACTAG
- a CDS encoding rhomboid family intramembrane serine protease gives MITRLLIILNVIGYLWEVSVAGPGAFSLGGGNMERVLVDGSLIPAAVRGAQCSGVFIQGGEWWRIFTGAFLHAGLIHIGVNMISLYSLGRFIEYAMGSWRMLLVYLASIVFSGLGIVYLSAPCVPTLGASGAIFGLFGALFAIGLKLGKPGMELVQANIGILILNLIITFTVPAISWQAHVCGLLGGFILTTLIYYPPRRVQPVVTDAATGAELETEYQTPHDRPTP, from the coding sequence ATGATCACCCGCCTGCTCATCATCCTCAACGTCATAGGCTATCTGTGGGAAGTCTCCGTCGCTGGACCCGGTGCGTTCAGCCTGGGCGGCGGAAACATGGAGCGCGTCCTGGTCGATGGATCGCTCATTCCCGCGGCCGTCCGCGGCGCGCAATGCAGCGGGGTGTTCATTCAAGGCGGAGAGTGGTGGCGCATCTTCACCGGTGCGTTCCTGCACGCCGGGCTCATTCACATCGGCGTGAACATGATTTCGCTGTACTCGCTCGGACGGTTTATCGAGTACGCGATGGGATCGTGGCGAATGCTGCTGGTCTACCTCGCATCGATCGTCTTTTCCGGTTTGGGCATCGTGTACTTGAGCGCACCCTGCGTTCCCACGCTGGGCGCGAGCGGAGCGATCTTCGGATTGTTCGGCGCGTTGTTTGCGATTGGACTGAAGCTCGGGAAGCCCGGCATGGAACTCGTCCAAGCTAACATCGGTATCTTGATCCTCAACCTCATCATTACGTTCACGGTGCCCGCGATTTCGTGGCAGGCCCACGTCTGCGGTTTACTCGGCGGCTTCATTCTCACCACGCTGATCTATTATCCGCCCCGGCGCGTGCAGCCGGTGGTTACCGATGCTGCGACGGGAGCCGAGCTGGAAACCGAGTATCAGACGCCGCACGACCGCCCGACGCCGTGA
- a CDS encoding metal-dependent transcriptional regulator produces the protein MSGHSHFAESIEEYLEAVYRLEREGPGVTTSGLASSLGVAPASVSGMLKKLDKDGYVEYVARGEVKLTRKGLQVAVNVLRRHRLAERLLTDVLGMPWDEVHSEACMLEHAISQRVEDRLIALLGDPQTCPHGQPIPPRDLSDPVRIGVPLAQVDEGSRATVSGVTEEIPEMLRYLGEVGLRPGTDLHVVEKAPLGGPITVEVDGKRYAVSLELARMVMVADRA, from the coding sequence ATGTCGGGTCATAGCCACTTCGCGGAATCGATCGAGGAGTATCTCGAAGCGGTCTATCGTCTCGAGCGCGAGGGGCCGGGCGTCACGACGTCGGGACTCGCGTCATCCTTGGGCGTCGCTCCGGCGTCGGTATCCGGAATGCTCAAGAAGCTCGACAAAGACGGCTACGTGGAGTACGTCGCGCGTGGCGAGGTCAAGCTCACGCGCAAAGGATTGCAAGTCGCCGTCAACGTGCTGCGCCGTCATCGTTTGGCCGAACGTCTGCTCACCGACGTGCTCGGCATGCCGTGGGACGAAGTACATTCGGAAGCGTGCATGCTCGAGCACGCGATTTCGCAACGCGTCGAAGATCGCTTGATCGCGCTGCTGGGCGATCCGCAAACGTGCCCGCACGGCCAGCCCATTCCGCCGCGCGATTTGAGCGACCCGGTACGCATCGGCGTTCCGCTGGCGCAAGTCGACGAAGGCAGTCGCGCAACCGTCAGCGGCGTCACCGAAGAGATCCCCGAGATGTTGCGCTACCTCGGTGAAGTGGGCTTGCGGCCGGGAACGGATTTGCACGTCGTCGAGAAAGCGCCGCTGGGCGGTCCGATCACCGTCGAAGTGGACGGCAAGCGCTACGCGGTCTCGCTCGAACTCGCACGAATGGTCATGGTCGCCGATCGCGCATGA
- a CDS encoding ATP-dependent DNA helicase encodes MTNSTIDDVFAAGGPIARALPGFEPRPGQVQMAQLVERGILEGVHTVVEAGTGVGKSLAYVIPAVRSGKKVVLSTGTIALQEQLVHKDIPLVQQALGEPIRVTLLKGRSHYLCKQKLERIRADRLVAPSRGMQELWEWGTRTQTGDRAELPYVPKTDEWEQLDADADDCVGEFCEHFRDCFFFKKRDEAKYADLIVVNHALFFLDLAVGGGLLPPYDVAVLDEAHQCERWATDALTATVSRATIGRMLRKLHRVYDLPSSFDVRFDEGVRALESSLARVPGDRYPLAANEEAGPALEALRDHLYHLENWLFANWHRALKRKPENDAEAERRRELAMRNVIAHSAAIDRAQSPSEDAIAWVERSDGSGPYAVNCAPHDVAEFLRATLFAHTQSVVLTSATLSIGGDFTYVRRCLGLDAAQELVAPSPFDYASQARLFIAPARLNPKAADFARRAAPLVEECLDRTRGRAFVLFTSYARLREVYALVRERIAFPVRLQGELPRAHLLDWFRRTPNAVLFATGTFWEGIDVSGEALSCVIIDRLPFPTPTDPLVMARIRALEARGLDGFEHYMIPAATVRLKQGFGRLIRSGSDRGVVALLDGRAASTRYGETILQALPPATRIESLEELGGFLS; translated from the coding sequence GTGACCAACTCGACGATCGACGACGTCTTCGCCGCGGGCGGACCGATTGCGCGCGCGCTTCCCGGATTCGAACCGCGGCCGGGACAAGTGCAGATGGCGCAGCTCGTGGAGCGCGGCATTCTCGAGGGCGTGCACACGGTCGTCGAAGCCGGAACCGGGGTTGGGAAGTCGCTGGCCTACGTGATTCCGGCCGTGCGCAGCGGCAAGAAGGTCGTGCTCTCGACCGGCACGATTGCGCTGCAAGAGCAGCTCGTGCACAAAGACATCCCGCTCGTGCAACAGGCGCTTGGCGAACCGATTCGGGTGACGTTGCTCAAAGGCCGCAGCCATTACCTCTGCAAGCAGAAGCTCGAGCGGATCCGCGCCGATCGTTTGGTTGCCCCGTCGCGCGGTATGCAAGAGTTGTGGGAATGGGGAACGCGCACGCAAACGGGCGATCGCGCCGAGCTGCCGTACGTTCCCAAGACCGACGAATGGGAGCAGCTCGATGCCGATGCCGACGATTGCGTCGGCGAGTTTTGCGAGCATTTTCGCGACTGCTTCTTTTTCAAAAAGCGCGACGAAGCCAAATATGCCGACTTGATCGTCGTGAACCACGCGCTGTTCTTTTTGGATCTGGCCGTCGGCGGCGGGCTGCTGCCGCCGTACGACGTCGCGGTGCTCGACGAAGCCCACCAGTGCGAACGTTGGGCAACCGACGCACTGACGGCAACCGTCTCGCGCGCGACGATCGGGCGCATGCTGCGCAAACTGCATCGCGTCTACGATCTTCCGTCCTCGTTCGACGTGCGGTTCGACGAAGGCGTGCGCGCGCTCGAATCGTCGCTGGCGCGCGTCCCGGGCGATCGCTATCCGCTGGCGGCCAACGAAGAGGCGGGGCCGGCGCTCGAAGCGCTGCGCGACCATCTGTATCACCTCGAGAACTGGCTGTTCGCGAACTGGCACCGCGCGCTCAAGCGCAAGCCGGAAAACGACGCCGAAGCCGAGCGCCGGCGCGAGTTGGCGATGCGCAACGTCATCGCGCATTCGGCGGCGATCGATCGAGCACAGTCGCCTTCGGAGGACGCGATTGCGTGGGTGGAACGCAGCGACGGCAGCGGGCCGTACGCCGTCAACTGCGCGCCGCACGATGTGGCCGAGTTTTTGCGCGCGACGCTTTTCGCGCATACGCAGAGCGTCGTCCTCACGAGCGCAACGCTCTCGATCGGCGGAGACTTCACGTACGTGCGCCGTTGCCTCGGGCTCGATGCCGCACAGGAGCTGGTGGCGCCGTCGCCGTTCGACTACGCGAGCCAAGCGCGGCTCTTTATCGCACCGGCGCGGCTCAATCCCAAAGCCGCCGACTTTGCGCGCCGCGCGGCGCCGCTGGTGGAAGAGTGCCTGGATCGCACGCGCGGGCGCGCGTTCGTGCTCTTCACCTCCTACGCACGCCTGCGCGAAGTTTACGCGCTCGTGCGCGAGCGGATCGCTTTTCCCGTGCGGCTGCAAGGCGAGCTGCCACGCGCGCACCTGCTCGACTGGTTCCGCCGAACGCCCAACGCCGTGCTCTTTGCGACCGGTACGTTTTGGGAAGGCATCGACGTTTCCGGCGAAGCGTTGTCGTGCGTGATCATCGATCGTCTGCCGTTCCCGACGCCGACCGATCCGCTCGTGATGGCGCGCATCCGCGCGCTCGAAGCGCGCGGCCTCGACGGTTTCGAGCATTACATGATTCCGGCGGCGACCGTGCGATTGAAACAGGGGTTCGGCCGGCTCATTCGCAGCGGCAGCGATCGTGGCGTCGTTGCGCTGCTCGACGGCCGCGCGGCCTCAACGCGATACGGCGAGACGATCTTGCAGGCGCTGCCGCCCGCAACGCGCATCGAATCGCTCGAAGAGCTCGGCGGATTCCTGTCGTGA